The Lachnospiraceae bacterium genome includes the window AGTATTTTAAAAAGGGTATGATGGTCGCCGTTGTAGGTGAGCTGCGGATCAGCAGCTACACCGATAAAGACGGCAATAAGAGATGGAGTACCGACGTAGTCGTAACGGAACAGCATTTTGCAGAGAGCAAGGCCTCTTTTGAGGGTCGTTCTTCTCAGGATAGCTACGGCGGCGGAAACTCTGATTTTGCGCCGGCTGGAGGCCGAGGGTATCAAAATGCACCTCAGCAGCAGGCACCTGCCTATCAGCAGCCGGATGGATTTATGCCGATCGATAATGAGATCGAAGGCGATGAAGACCTACCCTTCTAATTAAGCATAAGGAGGTAATGACGATGCCTGAGAATACCGCACCCCAGAAGAAGAGAAATGGCGGCATGAGACGTAGAAAAAAGGTCTGCAATTTCTGTGGCAATGCAGCAGAGCAGATTAACTACAAGGATGTTGCTAAATTAAGAAGATACGTTTCCGAGAGAGGAAAGATCCTTCCTCGTCGTATCACGGGTACCTGCGCCGAGCATCAGCGTGATCTGACGATTGCCATCAAGCGCGCCAGACATTTGGCTCTGATGCCTTACGTAGGAGAATAAAAAAGGAAAGAAAGGAATGACGCAGGGTCATTCCTTTTTTAATATTGAGATGAAAATAAGAGAAGTTGTGAGTGCTCAAAACAGCATGTATAAACAGATCATGCGCTATCAGAGCAGCCGGGAAGCTAAAAAAGCCAATGTATTTATTGTCGAAGGGGTACGAGCTGTAGAGGAGCTTTTATTGTCTCCGGAATGGAAAATAGAGAGTCTGTGGGTTTCACAGGAGCGCCTGCAGGAGGATGCCTTTTTTAGTGTATTGAAAGAGACTCTTCCGGAGAGCAGCACTGTGTATGTGCTGCCGTCTGCTCTGCTGTCAGATCTTGCGGATACACAGTCTCCGCAGGGAGTGCTGGCAGTTGTGAAGAGAAAAACTGTTAAACCAGAGGAGTTGTTCTCAGGCGCAGAGGCGGCGCCCCTTTACGTAGTACTGGAAAACCTGCAGGATCCGGGAAATCTGGGAACTATTTTGCGTACAGCGGACAGTGCGGGAGCTGCCGGGGTTTTATATACAAAAGGAACTGTGGATATTTATAATGCTAAGGTTGTGCGCGCAGCGATGGGGTCGCTGCTGCACATACCGGTCTGTGCGGTAGAGACGATTGAAGAAGCAGGAGCACTGCTGCATGCGCATCAGGTGAAGCTTCTGGGAGCGCATTTAAAGGCAGCCAGCTATCATTTTGAACAGGATCTGACAGGGCCGGTAGCCATTATGATCGGCAACGAAGGAGCAGGGCTATCTGTACGGGCAACCGAGCAGGCAGATGATCTGGTCAAGATTCCGATGCTGGGCAGGGCAGAATCACTCAACGCGGCGATGGCCGCCGGAATTCTGATGTATGAGACGGTGCGCCAGCGGCTGCAGGGCTAGAAGCTGTAAAACATGGCAGAAAAAGGGGCTGTATGAAAACAGCCCCTTTTTTTAAATGATGCAGGTTTATTTGGCGAAAAGCTCTGCCAGCTTTATGACGACCTGAACACTGGTCTCCATGTCTTCGATACAGGCAAATTCGAAATGACCATGGCAGTTTTGACTGCCGGTACCAAGATTAGGGCAGGGAAGGCCCATAAAGGAAAGCCGAGCGCCGTCAGTGCCACCGCGGATGGGCTGGATGTGGGGCTGAATACCCAGCTCCTCATACACCTTGATGACATGATCAATTAAGACCATATGCGGCTCAATCTGCTCTTTCATATTAAAATAGGAATCCTTTATGGTAAGGCAGATCGTACCTTCGCCGTATTTGTGATTGAGAAAATCAGCAATGCTTTGCATGAAAGCTTTTTTCTTTTCATATAATACAGTATCATGATCGCGGATGATGTATTTGAGCGTGGCATGCTCGACACTGCCGCTGATGCTAATTAAATGCGTAAAGCCTTCGCGGTTTTCGGTGTATTCCGGGCGTTCAAAGGTTGGCAGCATGCTTTGAAATTCCATGCCGATGAGCGCGGCATTGAGCATTTTATTTTTGGCGGAGCCGGGGTGGATGCTGAGGCCGGTGATTTCAACTACGGCAGAAGCGGCATTGAAGTTTTCATATTCTAATTCGCCGAGTGTACCGCCGTCCAAGGTGTATGCATAGTCAGCGCCGAATTTCTGAACGTCAAAATGGGCTACGCCCTGACCGACCTCTTCGTCAGGAGTAAAGCCGATCCGAATGGGGCCATGCAGGATCTGCGGATTCTGGATCAGAGCTTCAGCCGCCGTCATGATTTCGGCTATGCCGGCTTTATCATCGGCGCCTAAGAGGGTGATGCCGTCGGTAACGATGAGGCTTTTACCCTGATAAGCGGCTAAATTTTCAAATTCGGATGTGCGCATGACGATGTTTTTTTCGGTGTTTAGGACAATATCCCTGCCGTCGTAGGCTTCGATGATGCGGGGCTGGATATTGGCGCCGGGAGCATCGCAGGAGGTGTCCATATGAGCGACAAAGCCCAGAATGGGGCCGGTGTAGTTTTCGATCGTGGAGGGAATGGTGCCCATGACATAGCCGTATTCATCGCGGCAGGCATCGGTGATGCCGATGGACTTCATCTCTTCGACCAGTGAATCGGCGAAGGGCAGCTGTTTGTCGGGAGTGCTTGGAAAAGTAGCGGAATCCGGATCGGATGTAGTATCGATGCGGACATATTGTAAAAACCGTTTAGAAACGTGCATGGTAGAACCTCCTAAAAGTAGTTTGATATTTTGTATACTATCACAAAGCGCGGAGGTTGTCTACTTAAGAAGAGAGAAGTAATTTTTTTGGAATTAGCACTTGACAGTGGGTTGAGGCGTATGCTATACTAAAGTCCGCTTCGTTAGGAGCGTTTGCGGCCCGTTGGTCAAGCGGTTAAGACATCGCCCTTTCACGGCGGTAACGGGAGTTCGATTCTCCCACGGGTCATCTGGTGCCATAGCCAAGTGGTAAGGCAAAGGTCTGCAACACCTCTATCCCCAGTTCAAATCTGGGTGGCACCTCTTATTGTCCTCTCTGTATATTGGATGTATACGGAGAGGATTTTTATTTATATGCTGCGGCTCGCTGCTGTGTATGGGCTTGAGGGGAGTTTTGAGAAGAGAGATTCGGAGAATATAACGTACAAAGATCAGTTAAGGGGATGCTTTTAAGGCAATGATAACGGGCTAAATTGTGTGTTTTACCCAGTTATAAATTAAAAGTACTCTGCATTTTAACGGGGAAAAGTTTGATTTTCTCCGTTAAAATGCAGAACAAAGCATCATGACAACGGGTTACAGGAAGAGCAAGATACGTTCAAGGCTCAATCTGAGCGGGTTGGTAGCAGTGAATTACTGAATTACGCAGCAGGAGGCAGGGGCTGGACAAAATAGGAAAAAAGGTCTATAATCAATTCGGCGATGAAAGCCTGTATAAAAAAATTACAATTGTTACAGCATAATAATAAAACGATGGGAGTGTATCAAATGAGTGAAGCGATTGAAAATTGCAATCATGATTGTTCCAGCTGCAGCGCTAACTGCGAGTCACGGGATCCGAAAAGCTTTTTAGAAGCGCCTAATCCAAAAAGCAATGTTAAAAAGGTGATTGGCGTTGTCAGCGGCAAGGGCGGGGTAGGCAAGTCATTAGTCGCCAGTCTTTTGGCGAGCGGCCTGCAGAAGCAGGGAGTGCATACCGGCATTATGGATGCTGATATCACAGGTCCGTCGATTCCCAGAGCTTTTGGAATCCGCAGCAGAGCAACGGCAAATGATGACGGCCTGATTCCCGTTAAGAGTCAGGGCGGAGTCGATATTATGAGTATTAACCTGCTGCTGAATGGAGAAACGGACCCGGTTATTTGGCGCGGCCCTGTGATTGCAGGTACTGTAAAACAGTTCTGGACAGATGTCGTATGGGAGGATATCGACTGTCTGGTAGTGGATATGCCGCCAGGAACCGGTGATGTACCGCTGACCGTATTTCAGTCGCTGCCGATCGATGGTATTGTGATTGTCACATCTCCGCAGGATCTGGTTTCTATGATTGTCACCAAAGCGGTAAAGATGGCGGCTATGATGAATGTGCCGATTATCGGTATTGTAGAGAATATGAGCTATCTGGAGTGTCCTGACTGCGGAAAGAAAATTTCCGTATTCGGCGAGAGCCATGTGGAGGATATCGCGCAGAGAAATGGCCTGAAGGTGCTTGGGCGTCTGCCGATCGATCCTACAATTGCTGAGGCAGTAGATCATGGCGCGGTAGAAACCGTAAACGGCAACTGGCTGGATGAGGTCATAGAAGCAGTAAAGGCAATGCCTAATAAAGAATAAGGATTCATTTAAACTAAAGAAAACGCTCAGGAGAGGTACTTTACAGTGAAGTGCCTCTCCTTGTATTTTATGAATTATTCCTTGACAAAAGCGGCTATAGATCATAAAATCTTTTTTAGTTAGCATATGTTAACTAAGAGGGGTTTTCACACGGTTATTTGTGCCGAAGCGCCGCAAATAGCTTCTATTACAGGTGCAAATTTGATATTTGCGCCGTGCCCTCAGCATTAAAGTGCTTCGGAACGGAGAGTATGATGACATTAGATACATTAAAGCCCGGTCAATCCGGGATGATTGCGGCTGTAGGCGGAGAAGGAGCGCTGCGCCGCCGGCTGCTGGATATGGGGCTGACACCGGGGACAAGGGTAGCTGTTAAGAAAATGGCGCCGATGGGAGACCCGATTGAGCTGTCGCTACGGGGGTATTTGCTGAGTATCCGCAAGGAGGACGCGGCCAAAATTACGCTGAAGGAGGAGCTTTCGAGCCGATGAGTTATTTGTTTGCACTGGCAGGAAATCAGAACTGCGGCAAGACAACACTGTTTAATTGTTTAACCGGAAGCAATCAGCATGTAGGAAATTTTCCGGGTGTTACAGTCGAGAAAAAGGAAGGGCAGCTAAAGAATCACAAAGATGCCTATGTAGTGGATCTGCCGGGAATCTATTCGCTTTCGCCGTATACCTCGGAGGAAGTGGTAACGCGTGATTTTATTATTCAGCAGCATCCGGATGCTATTATCAATATCATTGATGCGACCAATATTGAGCGCAATTTGTATTTAAGTCTGCAGCTGATGGAGCTGGAGGTTCCGATGGTGATTGCACTTAATATGATGGATGAGGTCCGGGCCAGCGGCAACAGCATAAAAATAAAGCAACTGGCAGAACAGCTCGGCGTGCCGGTAATTCCGATCTCTGCCGCAAAGAATGAAGGGATTTCGGAGCTGGTGCATCAGGCACTGGATGTGGCTAAAAACCATCAGAAGCCGGAAAAAATGGACTTCTGCCATGGAGAAGTCCATGTGGCTGTGCATTCAATCGCGCATATTATTGAGGAAAAGGCGATGCAAAAAGGTCTGCCTCGCCGCTATGCGGCTACCAAGATGATCGAATGGGATATGCCGACGATGGCACTTTTGGAGCTGACCGAGAATGAAAAGCACATTATTGAGCATGTGGTGCAGAACATGGAGGAAAAGCTGGGGACCGACCGCGAAGCAGCGCTGGCAGATATGCGCTATAGCTATATTGAAACGGTCTGTCAAGCCTGCGTGCATAAGCAGGGAGAGACGAGGGAGCAGGTACGTTCGGAAAAAATGGATCGCTTGCTGACGCATAGAGTTCTGGGAATCCCGATTTTTCTGGGCGTGATGCTGTTGATCTTTTGGCTTACGTTTGATTTTTTGGGGGCACCGCTGCAGGACTGGCTCGGAATGGGCATCGACGCAGTTACCGATATGGTGGAAAAGGGCCTTGTTTCTTTGCAGGTGCAGCCATGGCTGCAATCGCTGATTGTGAATGGGATTTTTGTCGGTGTAGGAAGCGTGCTTTCCTTTTTGCCGATTATTGTGCTGCTCTTTTTCTTCCTTTCCCTTTTAGAGGACAGCGGATATATGGCCAGAGTGGCTTTTGTAATGGATAAGCTGTTGAGAAAGATTGGGCTTTCGGGCCGTTCCTTTGTGCCTATGCTGATCGGCTTTGGATGCAGCGTGCCGGCAATCATGGCTACGCGGACGCTTTCGAGTGACCGCGACAGAAAGATGACGATTTTGCTTACGCCGTTTATGTCCTGCAGTGCTAAGCTGCCTATTTATGGTATGATCACGGCGGCTTTCTTTCCGCATGCAGCAGCTCTGGTGATGATCGGTGTGTATGTGCTGGGCATTGTGGTTATGGTGCTCTCGGGGCTTCTTCTGAAAAATACCATTTATAAGGGCGATTCCGTTCCGTTTGTGATGGAGCTGCCGGCATATCGTTTCCCGAGCCCGAGGAGCGTTGTGCTGCATATGTGGCAAAAGGCTAAGGATTTTTTGCGCAAGGCATTTACGATTATCTTTGTGGCGTCGATTGTCATTTGGCTGCTGCAGAGCTTTAATTGGTCGCTGCAGTATGTAGAGGACGGCGCTAACAGTATCCTAGCTTCTGTTGGCAGTTTCATTGCGCCTGTTTTCAAGCCGATTGGATTTAGTGATTGGCGCGCGGCAACGGCTATCATCACAGGCTTTACCGCTAAAGAATCTGTGGTAAGCACGATGTCAGTATTGACAGGGGCGGCAAATGATGCTCAGCTTTCGCTGATTTTGTCGGAGATGTTTACAACAACAAGTTCGCTTTCGTTTTTAACGTTTACCATTTTGTATATGCCCTGTGTGGCCGCTTTTGCTGCCTCTAAACGGGAGATGGGGTCATGGAAAGGCGCAATTGGAAACGCTGTTTATCAGACGGCAGTCGCGTATTTGGCTGCACTTTTGGTGTATTTTGTGGCCGGTGTCTTGCTGGCACTTTGAGAAGAAAAGGATTTGTTATAAGGTTGTCAAAGAGTTTTAAGTGGAAGTGTTGCATAAGAAACAGAGTTATGCTAAAATAAATTCTGTAGGATATATACGAAGGCGATGTGTCTTGTTAGGAGGGCTTACGTGGGACAAGACCGAAGAGTCTGGAAGGGACTTGCTTCTTTTTTACAGCTCAGTTATCTGATTTTGATTCCGATCGTTCTATGCACTTTGCTGGGAAAATGGCTGGAAAGCAAATGGGATACCGGTGGAATTCTAATGGTTATTTTCATTTTGCTTGGGATTGCCGGCGGTCTCAGAAATCTTTATATGTGGTCAATTGCACAGGTGCGGATGAGTCAAAAAGAGCAGCAGCGCCGCGGATTTGATGAAGGAGATCAAAATCATGTTCGATGATAAGCTTTCTCTGTTTTGGCAATTGGCTTGGAAAATTCTGGTGATCTGTCTGCTGATTTTCGGAGTAGGTATATTTTTTGCAGATCCTTTGCCTTGGGGCCTAGGCTGCCTTTTAGGCGGCGGTTTTACCCTGATCAGACTGCGAATGATGCAAAGCTCCATAGAAAAGTCTGTTCAAATGGACGCGAAAAGAGCCTCCCGATATGCGAAGGCTCAATATATTTTGCGCTATTTTTTATCAGCAGCTGTGCTGGCAGCTTCAGCAATCCTTTCGTGGCTGAATCCAATCAGCACCGTTCTGGCCATGATCTCGCTCAAAGCGGCCACCTATATTCAGGGGATTTTGGATAAGAAATTCAGGCCGGAAGAGGAGTATCCCATTGTAGAATGGGAGGAGGAAGAGGACAGCGAAGACGAAGAGTGGGATCGCTGGCAGACCTATCATCGTAAAGCCGGAAAAAAATTAAAATACGAGCTGCGGCAGGGCGTGCTGAAAAAGCAGCCCGATGTGATTTCAAAAACAGAGGAGCCGCCGGCAGAGCCGGAAGAGGCTGATGGCCAGCTTTCTCTTTTTGATCAAGAGGATCCGCAGTAAAATCATAATGTTACATCATTGCAAGGCATGATAGTAGGAGGAAAGAATGAATCTTAACAGATTGCTTTGGCTGGCAGCGGCCGGCGAAGAGGAGATGGATTTTAATATCCATGTATTAAAACGAATTCAGATTGGTAATTTAGAGTTTGCTTTTACCAATTCTTTATGGTACGCCATGTGGATTTGTATTTTTTTGATCATCTTTGCCGTCATTGTTCATTTTAAACTGAAGAAGGTAGATCCGTTAAAACCGCCGAAGGGCTTTATGAATCTGCTGGAGATGGCAGTTGAGTTCCTGCATAAAAATACCATTGATACAATGGGAAAGCAGAATGCTGGCTTTACTTCTTTTTATGGCTGCTTTATGTTTTATATTTTGATATGCAATCTGGCCGGCATGCTGGTATGGTTCGTACCCAACGGCACAGGAGGAATTACCATCAGCTTTATGCGTCCGCCGACAGCCGATCTTGCTGTTACGCTGAGCATGGCGCTCATTACGTTCTTTATGACGCAGGGCTTTGCCATCAAGGCGAAGGGCGTCAAGGGGTGGCTGAAGGCGCTTACAGAGCCAGTTGCCTTATTAACACCTATCAACCTGATCGGTGAGGTAGCCAATCCGGTCTCGCTCAGCTTTCGTTTGATGGGCAATCTGCTGGCCGGTACGATCATCATGGGACTCATTTATGCGCTGCTTCCTTATATAGCCTATGTATTTACCCCACCGCTTCATTTCTATTTTGATTTGTTTGCCGGTGTGCTGCAGAGCTATATTTTTGTCATGCTCAGCATGATCTATGTGAGCGGTGCTATGGAATAAGTTCGGCAAAGCCGAACTTAACAAGAAGCTGGTGCTTCTTGCAGTATTGAAACTGGAAGCTAACGCTTCTTGTGGTATTGAAGTTGGAAGCTGACGCTTCTTGCAGTTATGATTTATTAGAATTTTGGGGCCATGCGGCCTTGAAAGAATATATGTTATGTTGCCGGCGCTGCCGGCTAAAAAACAAGGAGGATAAATAATATGGCAGAGTATAGTTTGGAACAGGGCGCAGCGTTGATTTTGGGATGTTCTGCAATCGGTGCGGGTATTGCAATGATCGCAGGTCTGGGACCTGGTATTGGTCAGGGTTTTGCCGCTGGTAAAGGAGCAGAGGGTGTGTCTCGTCAGCCTGGTGCTGCCGGTACGATCACCAGAACGATGCTGATGGGTGCTGCTGTTGCGGAAACCACCGGTATTTACAGCTTGTTTATTGCCATCATGCTGGTATTTGCGAATCCGCTGGTATCAAAATATATGAATTTGTTTAAATAAGACGTTTGGAGGAAATCAGAATGCTTCAAACCATATGGCTGGCGGTGGAGGATTCGTATATCATCGACTTTGAGGCCTTGCCTTTGCAGATGCTTTTTCATGCGATCATGATTCTGATCATGTTTTTTGTGCTGGGCAAACTGGTGTTTAAGCCGGTTTTGAATATATTGCAGAAGCGCCGGGAGGCAATTCAGAGCAATATCGACAGTGCAGAGACGCAGAAAAAAGAAGCGCAGCTTTTGAAAGAAGAATATGAGGCAAAGCTGGGCGGAGTTATGAAGGAACGTGAGGACATCCTGGCAAAGACACATAAAGATGCATTACAAAAAGAGGCGGCGATCGTAGAGCAGGCGCATGGCGAGGCGAATCGGATCAGGGAAAGAGCGCAGCGTGATATTACGCAGGAGCGCGATAAAATGAGAGATGAGCTGAAGCAGGAAACGGTGCAGCTTGCATCGGCTATGGCAGAAAAGCTGATGCAGCATTCTACTACGCCGGAGGATCAAAAACGTCTTCTGGATCAGGCTGTAAAGGAAATGGAGGAGGCAGATTGGCGTCAATAATCGCAAAGCGATATGCAAAGGCGCTGTTTGATCTGGCTCAGGACCAGAAAAATCTGGAGGCCATGCAGGCTGATGTAAGCTGGGTTAAGCAGACTTTTGAAAGTCAGCCCCAATTGGAGAATATGCTGCTGCTTCCCAATATGCCAAAGGAAGAGAAGAAGCAGGTGCTTAAAGCGATTGCAGATGGCAGCGTTTCGGAGCCTATGCTGGGGCTTTTATATTTATTGGTTGATAAGGGGCGGATCCTATATCTGCCTGAGATTTTGAAGGAATACCAAAGGCTTTATCAGGAAGAAACAAGAGTGGCCGAGGTCAGTGTGAAAAGCGCGGCTGCACTAACGCAGGAGGATGAAAGTCAGATTCGGACAGCGCTGGAAAAGGCGCTTAAGCGGCAGGTGATCCTGCATGCAGAGGTCAGTCCTGAGTTAATCGGCGGGCTTGTAGTACGAGTCGGTGATCAGGTTTTTGATAATTCTCTTCGCACAAAGCTTCAAAATATGAAAAAGGACTTACTTCAAAAGAAGATTAGTCAGGAGGTAGCAAGGTGAGTTTACGACCAGAAGAGATTAGCGCCATTATACGCAAAGAGATCGAAGACTACAGCAATCAGGCCACGATGGATGAAGTCGGCACGATTTTGGAAGTCGGCGATGGAATTGCACGTATTTTTGGCCTTGCCAATGCCATGGCCGGCGAGTTGCTTGAACTGCCTGGCGGCATCATGGGGATGGTGCTTAATTTAGAGGAAGATAATGTCGGCGCCGTACTGCTCGGCGATGACAGTAATATTAAAGAAGGAGATCTGGTAAAGCGTACGGGTCGTGTGGCAGAAGTGCCGGTCGGCGATAGTATGATCGGGCGTGTTGTCAATGCACTGGGACAGCCGATTGACGGCAAGGGTCCGATTTTGACGGATAAGACCAGACCGGTAGAACGTGTCGCCCATGGCGTATTGGAAAGAAAATCTGTAGATACGCCTTTGCAGACAGGTATCAAGGCAATTGATTCTATGGTACCGATTGGGCGCGGTCAGCGCGAGCTGATCATTGGCGATAGGCAAACAGGCAAGACGGCGATTGCACTGGATGCGATCATCAATCAACGAGGAAAAGATGTGCTCTGTATTTATGTGGCGATTGGTCAGAAGGCCAGTACCGTTGCGCAGCTGGTGAAAAATCTGGAAGAGCACGGAGCCATGGACTATACCACCGTGGTAGCAGCTACCGCCAGCGAGCTGGCGCCGCTGCAGTATCTGGCGCCTTACAGCGGATGCGCCATCGGCGAAGAATGGATGGAGGCCGGCAAGGATGTTTTGGTAGTCTATGATGATTTATCCAAGCATGCGGTGGCCTATCGTGCAATGTCCCTGCTGTTAAAGCGTCCGCCGGGACGTGAAGCGTATCCGGGTGATGTGTTCTATCTGCATTCCCGGCTGCTGGAAAGAGCCTCAAAATTGAGTGATGAGCTGGGAGGCGGTTCTCTGACAGCCCTGCCGATTATTGAGACGCAGGCCGGTGATGTATCTGCTTATATTCCGACCAATGTCATTTCCATCACGGATGGACAGATTTATTTGGAGACGCAGCTTTTCAATCAGGGTGTGCGTCCGGCAATCAATGCAGGACTCTCCGTTTCTCGTGTAGGCGGCGCGGCGCAGATTAAAGCGATGAAAAAGGTGTCCGGCTCGCTGCGTGTTGAGCTGGCGCAGTACCGCGAGCTAGAGTCATTTTCTCAGTTTGGCTCTGAACTGGATCAGGATACGCTGAGCCGTCTGGAGCATGGTAAGCGGATTGTAGAAGTGC containing:
- a CDS encoding single-stranded DNA-binding protein; the protein is MNKVILMGRLTREPEVRYSQGAQGTAVCRYSLAVNRSYKRDGEPDADFINVVAFGNRGEFAGKYFKKGMMVAVVGELRISSYTDKDGNKRWSTDVVVTEQHFAESKASFEGRSSQDSYGGGNSDFAPAGGRGYQNAPQQQAPAYQQPDGFMPIDNEIEGDEDLPF
- a CDS encoding 30S ribosomal protein S18, whose amino-acid sequence is MTMPENTAPQKKRNGGMRRRKKVCNFCGNAAEQINYKDVAKLRRYVSERGKILPRRITGTCAEHQRDLTIAIKRARHLALMPYVGE
- a CDS encoding RNA methyltransferase; its protein translation is MKIREVVSAQNSMYKQIMRYQSSREAKKANVFIVEGVRAVEELLLSPEWKIESLWVSQERLQEDAFFSVLKETLPESSTVYVLPSALLSDLADTQSPQGVLAVVKRKTVKPEELFSGAEAAPLYVVLENLQDPGNLGTILRTADSAGAAGVLYTKGTVDIYNAKVVRAAMGSLLHIPVCAVETIEEAGALLHAHQVKLLGAHLKAASYHFEQDLTGPVAIMIGNEGAGLSVRATEQADDLVKIPMLGRAESLNAAMAAGILMYETVRQRLQG
- the pepT gene encoding peptidase T, with the protein product MHVSKRFLQYVRIDTTSDPDSATFPSTPDKQLPFADSLVEEMKSIGITDACRDEYGYVMGTIPSTIENYTGPILGFVAHMDTSCDAPGANIQPRIIEAYDGRDIVLNTEKNIVMRTSEFENLAAYQGKSLIVTDGITLLGADDKAGIAEIMTAAEALIQNPQILHGPIRIGFTPDEEVGQGVAHFDVQKFGADYAYTLDGGTLGELEYENFNAASAVVEITGLSIHPGSAKNKMLNAALIGMEFQSMLPTFERPEYTENREGFTHLISISGSVEHATLKYIIRDHDTVLYEKKKAFMQSIADFLNHKYGEGTICLTIKDSYFNMKEQIEPHMVLIDHVIKVYEELGIQPHIQPIRGGTDGARLSFMGLPCPNLGTGSQNCHGHFEFACIEDMETSVQVVIKLAELFAK
- a CDS encoding Mrp/NBP35 family ATP-binding protein gives rise to the protein MENCNHDCSSCSANCESRDPKSFLEAPNPKSNVKKVIGVVSGKGGVGKSLVASLLASGLQKQGVHTGIMDADITGPSIPRAFGIRSRATANDDGLIPVKSQGGVDIMSINLLLNGETDPVIWRGPVIAGTVKQFWTDVVWEDIDCLVVDMPPGTGDVPLTVFQSLPIDGIVIVTSPQDLVSMIVTKAVKMAAMMNVPIIGIVENMSYLECPDCGKKISVFGESHVEDIAQRNGLKVLGRLPIDPTIAEAVDHGAVETVNGNWLDEVIEAVKAMPNKE
- a CDS encoding ferrous iron transport protein A, which gives rise to MTLDTLKPGQSGMIAAVGGEGALRRRLLDMGLTPGTRVAVKKMAPMGDPIELSLRGYLLSIRKEDAAKITLKEELSSR
- the feoB gene encoding ferrous iron transport protein B, coding for MSYLFALAGNQNCGKTTLFNCLTGSNQHVGNFPGVTVEKKEGQLKNHKDAYVVDLPGIYSLSPYTSEEVVTRDFIIQQHPDAIINIIDATNIERNLYLSLQLMELEVPMVIALNMMDEVRASGNSIKIKQLAEQLGVPVIPISAAKNEGISELVHQALDVAKNHQKPEKMDFCHGEVHVAVHSIAHIIEEKAMQKGLPRRYAATKMIEWDMPTMALLELTENEKHIIEHVVQNMEEKLGTDREAALADMRYSYIETVCQACVHKQGETREQVRSEKMDRLLTHRVLGIPIFLGVMLLIFWLTFDFLGAPLQDWLGMGIDAVTDMVEKGLVSLQVQPWLQSLIVNGIFVGVGSVLSFLPIIVLLFFFLSLLEDSGYMARVAFVMDKLLRKIGLSGRSFVPMLIGFGCSVPAIMATRTLSSDRDRKMTILLTPFMSCSAKLPIYGMITAAFFPHAAALVMIGVYVLGIVVMVLSGLLLKNTIYKGDSVPFVMELPAYRFPSPRSVVLHMWQKAKDFLRKAFTIIFVASIVIWLLQSFNWSLQYVEDGANSILASVGSFIAPVFKPIGFSDWRAATAIITGFTAKESVVSTMSVLTGAANDAQLSLILSEMFTTTSSLSFLTFTILYMPCVAAFAASKREMGSWKGAIGNAVYQTAVAYLAALLVYFVAGVLLAL
- a CDS encoding AtpZ/AtpI family protein, translating into MGQDRRVWKGLASFLQLSYLILIPIVLCTLLGKWLESKWDTGGILMVIFILLGIAGGLRNLYMWSIAQVRMSQKEQQRRGFDEGDQNHVR
- the atpB gene encoding F0F1 ATP synthase subunit A; translated protein: MNLNRLLWLAAAGEEEMDFNIHVLKRIQIGNLEFAFTNSLWYAMWICIFLIIFAVIVHFKLKKVDPLKPPKGFMNLLEMAVEFLHKNTIDTMGKQNAGFTSFYGCFMFYILICNLAGMLVWFVPNGTGGITISFMRPPTADLAVTLSMALITFFMTQGFAIKAKGVKGWLKALTEPVALLTPINLIGEVANPVSLSFRLMGNLLAGTIIMGLIYALLPYIAYVFTPPLHFYFDLFAGVLQSYIFVMLSMIYVSGAME
- the atpE gene encoding ATP synthase F0 subunit C — its product is MAEYSLEQGAALILGCSAIGAGIAMIAGLGPGIGQGFAAGKGAEGVSRQPGAAGTITRTMLMGAAVAETTGIYSLFIAIMLVFANPLVSKYMNLFK
- the atpF gene encoding F0F1 ATP synthase subunit B produces the protein MLQTIWLAVEDSYIIDFEALPLQMLFHAIMILIMFFVLGKLVFKPVLNILQKRREAIQSNIDSAETQKKEAQLLKEEYEAKLGGVMKEREDILAKTHKDALQKEAAIVEQAHGEANRIRERAQRDITQERDKMRDELKQETVQLASAMAEKLMQHSTTPEDQKRLLDQAVKEMEEADWRQ
- a CDS encoding F0F1 ATP synthase subunit delta, translating into MASIIAKRYAKALFDLAQDQKNLEAMQADVSWVKQTFESQPQLENMLLLPNMPKEEKKQVLKAIADGSVSEPMLGLLYLLVDKGRILYLPEILKEYQRLYQEETRVAEVSVKSAAALTQEDESQIRTALEKALKRQVILHAEVSPELIGGLVVRVGDQVFDNSLRTKLQNMKKDLLQKKISQEVAR
- a CDS encoding F0F1 ATP synthase subunit alpha; amino-acid sequence: MSLRPEEISAIIRKEIEDYSNQATMDEVGTILEVGDGIARIFGLANAMAGELLELPGGIMGMVLNLEEDNVGAVLLGDDSNIKEGDLVKRTGRVAEVPVGDSMIGRVVNALGQPIDGKGPILTDKTRPVERVAHGVLERKSVDTPLQTGIKAIDSMVPIGRGQRELIIGDRQTGKTAIALDAIINQRGKDVLCIYVAIGQKASTVAQLVKNLEEHGAMDYTTVVAATASELAPLQYLAPYSGCAIGEEWMEAGKDVLVVYDDLSKHAVAYRAMSLLLKRPPGREAYPGDVFYLHSRLLERASKLSDELGGGSLTALPIIETQAGDVSAYIPTNVISITDGQIYLETQLFNQGVRPAINAGLSVSRVGGAAQIKAMKKVSGSLRVELAQYRELESFSQFGSELDQDTLSRLEHGKRIVEVLKQPQYQPMSVEHQVITLYAMTKRYLEEVPVEQILEFEKGLRAYCDEQYPRIGQSIVKEKVLTPETEQELQQAIEAYRNQFLKG